TGAGCAACAAAGTGGCATGCGAAGCCTAGCAGAAGCGACTCTCCTACTTGAAGAGCGCTATCGCGGGTACGGACAGACTACTGAATACTCGTTGTCTAACGCTGGCAACTCGTCAATTTGGATCAGGACGGCAGCAGTGTTCGAATTCCCCCACGGCAAGGTCGATAGGACTACTGTAGACCTCACGGACGGCACCGAGTGGAAGTTGTCTGACGAGAGTAAAGCTCGGTGTGGAGTCGTTCTGGGAAGTGAGATCACAACGTTCGGCGTCATAGACAAAGCTCCGATTCTCACGGTCGACAGCAAGGGGCAAAGTTGCTCCCTAGATGCCATGTTTCTACGAGGTTGGTGAATTCTTACTGCTTGTGTTTTCCGTATCGATCCCGACCCGTCACCGGACTGCGATAGTGGCCGTTTTTATGATGGCTGTTCGTGGCGCCAGCATAGTATCCGTTATGGGATGCGGAGTGTTTCGCGCCTCCGTAGTAGGGTCGCGCTGCTGCCCGTGTACGCGCTCGGCGCGGGGTCGAAGCACTGGCAGCGAGCGGAAGTAACAAGCAAGCCATGAGTAACGTGAAGGCGAGTCTCATGACTCACAGGCTACACCAGAGACGACTCCTACCTTTGTGGTTTTGTACCTGCCCACCCGCAACCTTTCCAGTCGATTGGACCTTTACGTGGCGAGCAAAATCCGCCTACCGACGGGATTTCGCGTACTCGCGCAAAGATTCTTGATAAAGCCTGTTGCTCTCTTCGGGGCTCAATGACTCTAAGTCACGTCTCGTGATCGAGGCCGGCGCAACGGTCTGTGGCTTCTCGCCGCCATCGCTGAACAGTGCTGAATACTTACGGGCAGATTTCCACGCCTCCCACGCCTTGTCCAATAAATGGACGGTCAGTATCCGATGCCCGACTAGCTTCTCCTTCTGGAACTCTCGGAATGTTGCTGCATCAACCTCGCCGGCATGAGCGTGATACCACGCAAACTGCGCGGCTTCTGAAGAAAGTTCGGGATTGCGGGCGAGAAAATCAGTGGGCGAGTCGTACTCGACGGACGCTCCGTTCAAAGCCCAACTGACGTAGTTCACGACCGCTGATTCTAAGTCATTCATTCTGATTTGGGCGATCAGTTGCAGCTTCTCTTGCTCGGTCAGCGCGCGGCGTGTGCCCTTTGGAACATCCAGCTTGCCGGCCTTTAGCAACGACTTGTATGCGCTCGTGAGGTCGCCAGGTGTCCAATGTCCGGAATCATATAGCCGGTTGATCGCGGTCTCCTCATCTAGCCATGTCCTCCCTAAGTGCCTGTCGGCAAGGTGGAGAACGATTGCAGAAAGGTTTCGATCCGTCGCCATGTACTCCGGATTACGAAGCCGAAACTCTTCGGCAGCTTCCCCGATCTTTTCGTCAATTAGAGCAGCCGCCATCTCAGGGTCCTTGCGTGCGAGTTCGCGGCGGATCGCTGGATCGCGGAGCATGGTCTCCACGCTGGGCATTTTGAATTGCTTGTCGGAATCCAGGTTCCAGAAACCGTGATCCTCCGTCGGCTTCGCGGCGGTTGAAATGCCGAGCCCGCGCCAGTCAATGTTTGCCCCTTCCAAGAATGGGTCAATTTCTACAGGTGTTTGCTTGTTGGTGCTCATAGTTCTCCTTGCGCGTGGCGCGGTGAGTGGTGCGTTATGGTTGGCGATCAGTAGTGCGGACCGGTGCGGCGGTGGGAAGAAAGGGGAGCGCGCAGCGTTCTGCTAGTTCGCGGGTATCGCGGTAGATGCGAATTCTTGCCTTCTGATACTGGACCGTCGCCATCCAGCGACCGTCGGGCATTTGTTTGAGCGTCAACATCAGCGACCTCTAAAGTTGAAATAGTTGAGCGGGCCTGTCGTCCCGTCGTCTGTGTCAAGCACCTCGGGAGGTTCCTTACCGTTGAACATCAGGTAGTCCATCCGACGGATGAGCTTCTGAACCGCAGTCGTGGAGGTGGGTGGACACCTTAGTCGACGAGAAAGCTCACTCGGGTCGAGGGCTCGAATCTCCTCTGCTGTGAGGCCGTGTAGACCGCTCATCGGGAGACCTCGGGTTCAGCGAGCGCTTTGGATACTGCTTCGGTCAGATCGGGCGAGAGAGTTTCCGAAGAGTTGCGAAGGATCGACCGGAGGGCGCAAGACACCTTCAGTCGCACGACGGCACTGCGGGTGTTCGCGACAACGGGCATGAGGCACCGGGCGTCTTCGTTGGCTGTATTAGCATTGCCGCCTAGTAAACGTATGGTGAAACAGATGAGCCATAGCTTGCCCGTCGGGGTCTGAGAAAGATCTGAGAGAGGGTTGAACTCGGAACCGCCATATGGATGCGCGGCGCACATCTCCTCATACCGGGCGTCTAGTGATTCGAACTCTGCGTCGTTGGAAGGGTCGTATCCCTTCGGTGGCTTGCCCCTTAGATTGCTGCTGGGTTTCTCAGGGGTTAGGGCTGCTCTCTCAACTGGAGACAGTCGCGATCTATTGAGAAGCTTCTGTACGTGTTCGGGGTTCATTCGTTTTCCTTTGGGGCGGGTTTGTGTTGTCGTCTGAGGCATTCCAAGGCGTAGGCCTCGGCGCAGGCGCGCATCAATCTCTGGGGTGTCGACGTGTCGCGAAGTACGCGGGTCAAGAGGGCGAGTGGTGGACGATCCAGCGCTCTTAGAGCTTCCAGGCGGGCGGCTTGGGAGCATCTCGGATCGGCTAAAATTCTGCGGTAAAAGTGCTCAGGGCTCGGATTTCTCATAAGGGCGTTTCGGAGGCAGTGGCGGGGCGGAAAGAGGCATGCTCACGGGGTGGTGGAGTGCCAAATTTTTGCAATATTTTTTTCGAGAGGTGGGGTGGCTTTGCGAAAGGAGTGGCCCGGTCGCGTGGCGATACAAGTCCAAACCGGGGAGTGCAAGGGGTAGGGCCGGGGCGGGGTTAAAAAGACAGCCTGACCCCCTTTTCACCCTAGGTAGAATCGGCGTCAACCGGCACAGCAACCACCCATAAATGCCCCCGCGTCTGTGACTGGCGAGCATCCGGCTTCAAGGCCTCGCGACGGCGACTACCGAACCCTGCGAGGGGCAATCAAACGTTGCAGGAAGGATGGAAGCAAATAGTTCTTGACAGGCTGGAGACTGCTGTTACATTTGCTTCTACGTGCATTGCTGTAAATGTTATGCGCGACGGAGACAGTTATGGAAGGCAAGTTTGTCGCCTACTACCGCGTATCAACGAAACGGCAGGGAATATCAGGCCTCGGACTAGAGGCTCAACGGCAAGCCGTCCACCAGTACTTGAATGGAGGGCCGTGGAATCTCCTGTCAGAACTGACAGAAGTCGAAACCGGCAAGCGTAACGACAGGCCGCAGCTAGAGCAGGCACTTGGCCTCTGTCGCCTTCACAAAGCGACGTTGGTCATCGCCAAGCTGGATCGTCTCGCTCGTAACGTGAACTTCATTTCATCCCTAATGGAGTCAAAAGTGGACTTCGTTGCCGTCGACTTCCCCACTGCCAACCGCCTCACGGTGCATATCCTTGCTGCGGTTGCGGAGCATGAGGCAGAGATGATCTCCACTAGGACAAAAGCTGCGCTTGCTGCTGCAAAGGCGCGCGGTACGGTGCTCGGCGGGCGGCGTGGGGATCACAAGCTCAACCACCGTAGAGGGAACCGCCTGAGCGCTAAGGTCAGAGGTGCCACGGCGTCGAAGCGAGCGTTAGACCTGCTGCCCATCATTGCTTCGATCAAGGC
This Granulicella aggregans DNA region includes the following protein-coding sequences:
- a CDS encoding recombinase family protein, with translation MEGKFVAYYRVSTKRQGISGLGLEAQRQAVHQYLNGGPWNLLSELTEVETGKRNDRPQLEQALGLCRLHKATLVIAKLDRLARNVNFISSLMESKVDFVAVDFPTANRLTVHILAAVAEHEAEMISTRTKAALAAAKARGTVLGGRRGDHKLNHRRGNRLSAKVRGATASKRALDLLPIIASIKAAGATSLHGIAHELNERAIPTARGGEWSAIQVSRVLARAEN